The DNA sequence TACACCAGTACCATAACCATCCCAGTCAAAACCTGCGAAATCTCCACACTGTCTAGGGGCAGCCTCTGGAAAGTGTCCACCTCCACCAATACAGTACTGTAAAAaagcatgttttttatttatttaatcatgcagaaaaatttacattttgtttGCAGTTCACATTGTTTAAAAGTTTGTAATTCACATAAGGCACTACAGTGAATTGTTTTCAGAACAGAAAAGTAAATTTTGATTGAATACTAGTGACTCATTTTTGTAGTAACTTACATGTTCAGTGTTACATCCAGTTGGTTTAACACCAGAACATACAGCCATGGCAGCTTTCTCATTATTGAAGACTCTGAATGTGATGAACCCAGACTGAAATTCCCCTAAAATATACAGATTTAATATAGATTCAATTTAAGAAATAGTTTATATTATATGGTAATCAATAAAGGGACTAATCTTACTTTATTTCCTACTTTTTTCCAACCATGTTATTATATAaactataaaatacattattatcaAAGGCGAATACATAACTGCTTGTGCTTTTCTTCATGGATGAAGGTTCTTTAgtctagggctgcacgataatgaGAAAATATGCGGTAGTTCTGTtagttcactgtaaaaaatactttgctgccttaaagttttttgttgaatcaactcggatttacaagtcatttgaACTTACCATTATTcctcttgactagagatgagttgttataactacaggtgagttgttttaacttataaaattaagttgacttttcgcaactatatttttaagttgtgacaactcatctctgttgacatgacttgtaaatctgagttgattcaacaaaaaattttaaggcagcaaagtattttttacagtgttggtgCGATGGCAATATGCCTGGCAATATGTCTTTCTtagagaaattatatttttatttgcttttatttttatcagttaGATAtctaataaaataaacaggtaatgCATATTCTAaagatataattaaatataattcagGTTAAAAACTATGCTATACATGTGACAAACAACTAGTAATGTGTGACAATAACTCAgtactttattttgatatttagatttattaaatatttatattaattacaTAAATCCAACCAAACTCTTTTTGACATGAACAAAGCTGAATGCACTTTACTGTTACTTTACTGGAATACTTGTGAagatgacccctttaaagggatttaTTAACATTGTGAGAGGTGTAGAAAGACTAACTTTATACAATAATATGTATAATCTATTAATGAtagatttttcaaaatataGACCCGTGTCCTTCCGCGAAGACCTATAATGGATACAACTATgatcaagttcagaaacatagAAGGATAAAATTGTAACACTGAGCTTGCTTTGCATCGCACCTGATAAATTTTCGATATATCGTGCACCCCTACTTCAGTCTATAAAAAAAGGTATGAAGAAGtgcttcttttaaaatgaatgtttcacccaaaaataaatgtctttgttctgatgaacacaaaggaagatattttgaggaatgttcataaccaaaccgatcatgagccccattcacttctatagtagaaCAAAAGAAtaccatggaagtgaatggggtcccccaaaggtttggttacaaacatttctcaaaatatcttcctgtttatcagaacaaagaaatttatacaggtttgtaacaacataagagtgagtaaatgatgacagaattttcatttttgggtgaactatccctttaagaaccATTTGAGAACCCAAAATGTTTATTCTTTGGCATCACTGGAACAAACATTTTCAGAACCTATATTAGGAGTGGATGAATAAATCTGTTGGTAATACTGATATACATTAAAATGGCttgaaattaaatgaatattgaGATATTATCACACctcttgaaagaggaccataAAGGGTTTTGGTGTATTCTACATCACCAGTGTCATACACTACTGGAATAGAAGGTCCATTATCCTTGAGACACTCCCCTATTCCAAACCTCACTGGATATTTCTGAAAAACAGATAAAGATTAATTTAGTATTTATAGTAGTATTTGTAATTTAGTATTTTTCCCAATTTCTAAAACAGATgctatttcatttattttacaataatggTACTGTTTTGCACAATGTTAAATAGTATCTATGAGTAATAGTATCTATGATTATTCTTTAGTATTTTTCATGGTTCTTTTCATTATGTAACAACCAACATCATacagtattattattactgtCAAAAATCTCTGTTTGATCAGATTCATCAACCTTCTTTAGACTTATAAAACTTGTCAACTTGAAAACTGATAATAGGATTGAGTAGTGTTTTCAATAGAGCATGATGGCAGCATTGCCAAGATCATGGGTATGATTATTTGGGAACCCACAGCCGTATACCAACAATGCATTGTAAGTGGCTATGGAATGTCTGCTGTAAATGACCAGTAACAAAAACTTATTAACCTTAAATAATTTGAAAAGGTTTCCACCGTTGTCACTTAAGAAGTGAGATGTAGTGTGATATCGCAGGAATGAGGCAGATTTCCACTGCTCCATCTCAATGTTATTAGGAACGTGCCACACAGAAACATCTTGTGCTGCAATGTCAAAGTATCCAGGATTCTGTGACAGATGAGATACAGGCTGTCAATTCTATGTAATGAGCATTTTCAAATCGTAGTcatataacaaacacaaaatttgtctatttgaaaagaataaaaatgtaatataaattatatatatatatatatatatatatatatatatatatatatatatatatataaattcatAATTAAAAATACCTTGTAATCATCGCTGGTAGCGGCCAATACTGTACCAAACGTGACTGTGTTTGACCACGTTCCTTCACCATCAGGACGGTTGGGGTCACTGCCCTGCTCACTTGACCAGCGATCACCAACAGTGCATTTTCCATTCATGTTGTTCTCGTGCACACTGGACACCAACGTCCAGCCTCCCCCCGCTGTGGTCATATCACAGAACGTCTGGTAAATCACCCCATTTTCTGTG is a window from the Misgurnus anguillicaudatus chromosome 21, ASM2758022v2, whole genome shotgun sequence genome containing:
- the LOC129443713 gene encoding intelectin isoform X1, which produces MDYFDTKMFWGILLISISLNLWFCESTKLKGTFLVQDKDVSEHLLKMFGYNARSCKEIQEKYNINDDGLYYLTTENGVIYQTFCDMTTAGGGWTLVSSVHENNMNGKCTVGDRWSSEQGSDPNRPDGEGTWSNTVTFGTVLAATSDDYKNPGYFDIAAQDVSVWHVPNNIEMEQWKSASFLRYHTTSHFLSDNGGNLFKLFKKYPVRFGIGECLKDNGPSIPVVYDTGDVEYTKTLYGPLSRGEFQSGFITFRVFNNEKAAMAVCSGVKPTGCNTEHYCIGGGGHFPEAAPRQCGDFAGFDWDGYGTGVASSVSKNLIEAAALMFYRCQSILRKSNQT
- the LOC129443713 gene encoding intelectin isoform X2; this encodes MFWGILFISLSLNLWFCESTKLKGIFLVQDKETSDESEHFLERFRYKARSCKEIQEKYNINKDGLYYLTTENGVIYQTFCDMTTAGGGWTLVSSVHENNMNGKCTVGDRWSSEQGSDPNRPDGEGTWSNTVTFGTVLAATSDDYKNPGYFDIAAQDVSVWHVPNNIEMEQWKSASFLRYHTTSHFLSDNGGNLFKLFKKYPVRFGIGECLKDNGPSIPVVYDTGDVEYTKTLYGPLSRGEFQSGFITFRVFNNEKAAMAVCSGVKPTGCNTEHYCIGGGGHFPEAAPRQCGDFAGFDWDGYGTGVASSVSKNLIEAAALMFYRCQSILRKSNQT